The proteins below come from a single Gordonia pseudamarae genomic window:
- a CDS encoding type II toxin-antitoxin system VapB family antitoxin, producing MIFKRVQDGKPYPDHDVSGRTWATIPPRQFRLDELSTTTTVLALDRLLSEDSTFYGDLFAHVVRWRGELYLEDGLHRAVRSALRNRNVIHARMLDLDTFDPAAGPVEQQMREADTGPVVRPPRPAAPPGAETRPAAPGPDSRGIRRGWRTPNW from the coding sequence ATGATCTTCAAACGGGTTCAGGACGGCAAGCCCTATCCCGACCACGACGTGTCCGGACGTACCTGGGCGACGATCCCGCCCCGCCAGTTCCGCCTCGACGAGTTGTCGACGACCACCACCGTGCTGGCCCTGGACCGGCTGCTCAGCGAGGATTCGACGTTCTACGGCGATCTGTTCGCGCATGTGGTCAGGTGGCGGGGCGAGTTGTACCTGGAGGACGGATTGCATCGCGCGGTGCGGTCGGCGCTGCGGAACCGGAATGTGATCCACGCCCGGATGCTCGACCTGGATACCTTCGACCCGGCGGCCGGTCCGGTCGAACAGCAGATGCGTGAGGCCGACACCGGCCCGGTGGTGCGTCCGCCGCGCCCGGCCGCGCCGCCAGGGGCCGAGACCAGGCCCGCCGCACCCGGCCCCGACTCACGGGGGATCCGCCGGGGCTGGCGGACCCCCAACTGGTGA
- the dnaJ gene encoding molecular chaperone DnaJ: MARDYYGILGVSRDASDQEIKRAYRKKARELHPDVNPGQEEQFKEVSTAYEVLSDPDKRRIVDAGGDPLAGPGAGGGGFAGGGLGDVFDAFFGGGGGGFGGGRGPKSRVRPGERAFVSVQLDLAECATGAQKEITVDTAILCDQCKGAGTAGESKPVTCGICHGAGEIQAVQRSFLGQVMTVRECPTCHGVGEVISDPCGKCGGDGRVKSRRTMSVKIPAGVEAGMQVRLTGQGEVGPGGGPAGDLYVEITEKRHDIFVRDKDDLHCTVTVPIADAALGGEVVVDSILGDPVTIAIPQGTQPGQVVKVRGQGMPHLNTGVRGTLHAHLDVVVPTKLDPAQTDSLRAFQGLSGVSPAVVDASVATAPGGFFSRLRNAFATR, from the coding sequence GTGGCACGTGACTACTACGGAATCCTGGGCGTTTCCAGAGATGCGAGCGATCAGGAGATCAAGCGCGCCTATCGCAAGAAGGCCCGCGAGCTGCATCCCGATGTCAATCCGGGCCAGGAGGAACAGTTCAAGGAGGTCAGCACCGCGTATGAGGTGCTCAGTGACCCCGACAAACGCCGTATCGTCGACGCCGGTGGCGACCCGCTGGCCGGTCCTGGTGCCGGTGGCGGCGGTTTCGCCGGCGGCGGCCTGGGCGATGTGTTCGATGCGTTCTTCGGTGGCGGCGGTGGCGGTTTCGGCGGCGGCCGCGGGCCCAAGAGCAGGGTACGGCCCGGCGAACGCGCCTTCGTCAGCGTCCAGCTCGACCTCGCCGAGTGCGCCACCGGTGCGCAGAAGGAGATCACCGTCGACACGGCGATCCTGTGCGATCAGTGCAAGGGAGCCGGTACGGCGGGCGAGTCCAAGCCGGTGACCTGTGGAATCTGCCACGGTGCCGGTGAGATCCAGGCCGTGCAGCGTTCGTTCCTCGGCCAGGTGATGACCGTGCGCGAATGCCCCACCTGCCACGGTGTCGGCGAGGTGATCTCCGACCCGTGCGGCAAGTGCGGCGGCGACGGGCGTGTCAAGTCCCGGCGCACCATGAGTGTCAAGATCCCGGCCGGTGTCGAAGCCGGAATGCAGGTGCGGCTCACCGGCCAGGGCGAGGTGGGCCCGGGCGGGGGACCCGCGGGCGACCTGTACGTGGAGATCACCGAGAAGCGTCACGACATCTTCGTCCGCGACAAGGACGACCTGCACTGCACCGTCACCGTCCCGATCGCCGACGCCGCGCTCGGCGGTGAGGTGGTCGTCGACTCGATCCTCGGCGATCCGGTGACGATCGCCATCCCGCAGGGCACTCAGCCAGGTCAGGTCGTCAAGGTTCGCGGCCAGGGCATGCCGCACCTCAACACCGGCGTACGCGGTACCCTGCATGCGCATCTCGACGTGGTGGTACCTACCAAGCTGGATCCGGCACAGACGGATTCGCTCCGTGCTTTCCAGGGGTTGAGCGGTGTGTCGCCCGCCGTCGTCGACGCGTCGGTGGCAACCGCGCCGGGTGGTTTCTTCTCCCGGCTGCGCAACGCGTTCGCGACCCGCTGA
- a CDS encoding TetR/AcrR family transcriptional regulator: MTQKHAPEPNWPLPSLAGESVDKPKQPVTARGERTRNALVAAARRVFERDGFQESRLTDITAEANCSTGTFYTYFQSKEEILDAVFSEAHEDMLHPGAPHLGDDADPIAVLEASNRAYFEAYRRNAKLRLVLEQVTANSPEFREQRLLRGSVFSERNAREIARLQERGLADPDIDPDSAAAALSGMVSRMAYQAFALGSGADIDQLVSTATRLWANAIGMRRPD; the protein is encoded by the coding sequence ATGACACAGAAGCACGCGCCGGAACCGAACTGGCCGTTGCCCTCGCTGGCGGGTGAGTCGGTGGACAAGCCCAAGCAGCCCGTGACCGCGCGCGGTGAGCGCACCAGGAACGCACTGGTCGCCGCCGCGCGCAGGGTGTTCGAGCGCGATGGTTTTCAGGAGTCGCGGCTCACCGACATCACCGCGGAGGCCAACTGCTCCACCGGAACCTTCTACACCTATTTCCAGAGCAAAGAGGAGATCCTCGACGCGGTCTTCAGTGAGGCCCATGAGGACATGCTGCATCCGGGAGCCCCGCATCTCGGCGACGACGCCGACCCGATCGCGGTGCTCGAGGCGTCCAACCGCGCCTACTTCGAGGCCTACCGGCGTAACGCCAAACTGCGGCTCGTCCTCGAACAGGTGACTGCCAACAGCCCCGAGTTCCGCGAGCAACGGCTCCTGCGCGGCAGCGTGTTCTCCGAACGCAACGCCCGCGAGATCGCCCGGTTGCAGGAACGCGGCCTCGCTGACCCCGACATCGATCCGGACTCGGCGGCGGCCGCGTTGTCGGGCATGGTCTCGCGTATGGCGTATCAGGCCTTCGCGCTCGGTTCGGGAGCGGACATCGACCAACTGGTGTCCACGGCAACCCGATTGTGGGCCAACGCCATCGGTATGCGCCGGCCGGACTGA
- a CDS encoding 16S rRNA (uracil(1498)-N(3))-methyltransferase, translated as MSAPLFWVESVPSAGSEVLVSGPEGRHAVTVVRVRAGEMIRIGDGHGSVAECEVVEVLGKDRLRAKVRTFTYTDRPRPSVTVVQALPKAERSELAVDLATQAGADRIVPWQAARCVSRWAGKSDKGVRKWEQAAEAAAKQARRAWVPEVTALAGTTDVRARCAAVVAAGGVVAVLHEEATTGFATLPLAHATEIVLVVGPEGGIDETELADLTALGARAVLLGPEVLRTATAAAVALGAIGALTSRWPR; from the coding sequence ATGAGCGCGCCACTGTTCTGGGTGGAGTCGGTACCCTCGGCGGGCTCGGAGGTACTCGTGAGCGGACCCGAGGGCCGACATGCGGTGACCGTGGTGCGCGTCCGCGCCGGGGAGATGATCCGTATCGGTGACGGCCACGGATCGGTGGCCGAATGCGAAGTCGTCGAGGTACTGGGCAAGGACCGGCTACGTGCGAAGGTCCGGACGTTCACCTACACCGACCGGCCGCGACCCTCGGTGACCGTGGTGCAGGCACTGCCTAAGGCCGAACGTTCCGAACTGGCCGTCGACCTGGCCACCCAGGCCGGTGCCGACCGTATCGTGCCGTGGCAGGCGGCGCGGTGTGTGTCGCGGTGGGCGGGCAAGTCCGACAAAGGCGTCCGCAAATGGGAGCAGGCGGCCGAGGCGGCCGCCAAACAGGCCCGTCGCGCCTGGGTCCCGGAGGTCACCGCCCTGGCCGGCACCACCGATGTGCGGGCCCGGTGCGCGGCCGTGGTCGCCGCCGGCGGCGTCGTCGCGGTGCTGCACGAGGAGGCCACCACCGGCTTCGCGACGCTGCCGCTCGCACACGCCACGGAGATCGTGCTGGTGGTCGGGCCCGAGGGCGGGATCGACGAGACCGAACTGGCCGACCTGACCGCCCTGGGCGCCAGGGCCGTGCTGCTCGGTCCGGAGGTGCTGCGCACCGCCACGGCGGCGGCGGTAGCGCTGGGTGCGATCGGTGCGCTGACATCGCGGTGGCCCCGATGA
- the hrcA gene encoding heat-inducible transcriptional repressor HrcA yields the protein MSVTDDRRFAILRAIVTDYVSTQEPVGSKNLVERHKLGVSSATVRNDMAVLEAEGYIAQPHTSSGRVPTDKGYRLFVDRISEVKPLSPAERRAILSVLDSGVDLDDVLRRSVKLLAQLTRQVAIIQYPVLSAATVRHLEVVSLSPSRLLLVVITDNGRVEQRMVSLSADIDDDDSARLRDMFSTALHGQRLEAASAAVAELANQAPDDIRHHVVRVATVLVETLVERGDDRLILGGTSNLARSASDFTPLLGGMDSVLEALEEQVVVLKLLAHTQQVGGVTVQIGEETQTANLRGTAVVSTGYGASGTVFGGVGVVGPTRMDYPGTIASVAAVAKYVGEVLAER from the coding sequence GTGTCGGTGACCGACGACCGGCGATTCGCTATCCTGCGCGCGATCGTCACCGACTACGTGTCCACCCAGGAACCGGTCGGCTCGAAGAATCTGGTCGAACGGCACAAGCTCGGCGTGTCCAGCGCCACCGTACGCAACGACATGGCCGTGCTCGAGGCCGAGGGCTACATCGCCCAACCGCACACCAGCTCCGGCCGGGTGCCCACCGACAAGGGCTACCGGCTGTTCGTCGACCGCATCAGCGAGGTCAAGCCGCTCTCGCCGGCCGAACGGCGCGCGATCCTGTCGGTGCTCGACTCGGGGGTCGACCTCGACGACGTGCTCCGGCGGTCGGTGAAACTGCTCGCCCAGCTCACCAGGCAGGTCGCGATCATCCAGTATCCGGTCCTGTCCGCGGCGACGGTCCGTCACCTCGAGGTGGTGTCCCTGTCGCCGTCGCGGTTGCTGCTGGTGGTGATCACCGACAACGGGCGCGTCGAGCAGCGGATGGTGTCCCTGTCGGCCGACATCGACGACGACGACAGCGCCCGGCTGCGCGACATGTTCTCCACGGCCCTGCACGGTCAGCGCCTGGAGGCGGCGTCGGCGGCGGTCGCCGAACTGGCCAACCAGGCACCTGATGACATCCGGCACCATGTGGTGCGGGTGGCCACCGTGCTGGTGGAGACGCTGGTCGAACGCGGCGACGACAGGCTCATTCTCGGCGGTACCTCCAACCTTGCGCGGTCGGCATCGGACTTCACCCCGTTGCTCGGCGGGATGGACTCGGTTCTGGAAGCGCTCGAAGAGCAGGTGGTGGTGCTCAAACTGCTCGCGCACACCCAGCAGGTGGGCGGGGTCACCGTGCAGATCGGCGAGGAGACACAAACGGCGAACCTGCGGGGCACCGCCGTCGTGTCCACCGGGTACGGTGCATCGGGAACCGTGTTCGGCGGCGTCGGTGTGGTCGGGCCCACCCGGATGGACTATCCGGGAACCATCGCGTCGGTCGCAGCCGTTGCCAAGTACGTCGGCGAGGTGCTCGCCGAAAGGTGA
- a CDS encoding phosphotriesterase family protein translates to MSTVQTVTGPIDSAELGRTLVHEHIFVLGEEYRQNYQDDWDEDEKIAAAVRDLDELKGLGIDTIFDPTVIGLGRYIPRIQKIAARTELNIVVATGLYTYNEIPFQFHYSGPGLLFDIPEPLVTLFTRDLTEGIADTGVRAAFLKCAIEEQGLTPGVERVMRAVGQTSAQTGAPITVHTNPHTQSGLVAQKVLAEEGVDLTKVVIGHSGDSTDLDYLMRLADAGSILGMDRFGLDVLLPFEDRITTIVELAHRGYADRMALAHDASCFIDWFDPEAKRAVTPKWNYRHISEDVLPTLRERGVTDEQITEMLVNVPRRYVE, encoded by the coding sequence ATGAGCACCGTACAAACAGTCACCGGCCCCATCGATTCCGCCGAGTTGGGCAGGACACTGGTCCACGAACACATCTTCGTGCTCGGCGAGGAGTACCGGCAGAACTACCAGGACGACTGGGACGAAGATGAGAAGATCGCCGCCGCCGTGCGAGACCTCGACGAACTCAAGGGCCTGGGCATCGACACCATCTTCGACCCCACCGTCATCGGCCTGGGACGCTACATCCCCCGAATCCAGAAAATCGCCGCGCGGACCGAGCTCAACATCGTCGTCGCCACCGGGCTGTACACCTACAACGAGATCCCGTTCCAGTTCCACTACAGCGGCCCCGGCCTGCTGTTCGACATCCCCGAACCCCTGGTGACCCTGTTCACCCGGGACCTGACCGAAGGCATCGCCGACACCGGCGTCCGGGCGGCATTCCTCAAGTGCGCCATCGAAGAACAGGGCCTGACCCCAGGGGTGGAACGGGTGATGCGCGCCGTCGGTCAGACCAGCGCGCAGACCGGGGCCCCCATCACCGTTCACACCAACCCGCACACCCAGTCCGGTCTGGTCGCCCAGAAGGTCCTCGCCGAAGAGGGCGTCGACCTCACCAAGGTGGTCATCGGCCACTCCGGCGACAGCACCGATCTCGACTACCTGATGCGGCTCGCCGACGCCGGATCGATCCTGGGTATGGACCGTTTCGGCCTCGACGTCCTGCTGCCGTTCGAGGACCGCATCACCACCATCGTCGAACTCGCCCACCGCGGATACGCCGACCGGATGGCGCTCGCCCACGACGCCTCGTGCTTCATCGACTGGTTCGACCCCGAGGCCAAGCGGGCGGTCACACCCAAGTGGAACTACCGGCACATCAGCGAGGACGTCCTGCCCACCCTGCGCGAACGCGGGGTCACCGACGAGCAGATCACCGAGATGCTGGTGAACGTGCCGCGCCGCTACGTCGAATGA
- a CDS encoding carboxyl transferase domain-containing protein: MSRVLVANRGEIALRIIATATELGMETIAVYAADDAHMPHVRAASTAVALDGSGPSAYLDRAAVVAAGRDHGADLVHPGYGFLSEDADFAADCAAAGLTFVGPDPRVLRTFGDKVSARAAAVAAGVPVPAATASAIDEAGAAEFLAGHPGGVMIKAVAGGGGRGIRPVTTARQLSQVFGICAAEARAAFGNGDLFVEELLPAARHIEVQVVAAPDNDGGTTALAIGDRDCSVQRGRQKLIEVAPAQWLDDDLRAALHRAAVELIAGGGYRGLATVEFLVTADRFVFLEVNPRIQVEHTVTEEVTGVDLVEVGLRIAQGATIAELLLPQGMAANGGIVSGACARACGVAIQTRVNTETVAADGARIGAVGTLTEFVPPTGPGVRVDTFGRPGLEIGARYDSLLAKVIAHTRAGDIAACCRKAAAALDAFTIAGVDTNAAALRAILRDEEFVSGPVTTTYLQGRSTEGAATAPATPAEPVPDPDTDPGEQVVRAHLTGIVVEAPVTGAAVAAGAPLAVLEAMKMQHVVSADHPVTVARSLVEAGRTVGVGDPLAVVRRTGGAGVDEVATEVDPDHVRADLAEVLARRARTADAARPEAVARRHDAGRRTARENIDDLIDAGSFVEYGALTLAAQRGRRSEADLIANTPADGFVAGLATIGADVHGAAAATAAVMSYDYTVLAGTQGMRNHAKTDRLLEVVRRKRIPLVLFAEGGGGRPGDTDANGAFGLELGTFRALAGLRGRVPTVAVVSGRCFAGNAALAGACDVLIATPEANIGMGGPAMVEGGGLGVYRPEEIGPIDVQTRNGVVHVVAGDEAEAVDIARRYLSYFQGPVADWTAPDPGHARHVVPENRLRSYDVRAAIDALADVGSVLELRRDFGAGVVTALIRVEGVAYGVVANSSLHLGGAIDAEASDKAADFLNLCESHQVPLVMLCDTPGFMVGPDSETEATVRRFANLFVAGARLTVPFGMIILRKAYGLGAMAMGGGSFHAPEFTVAWPTGEVGPMGLEGAVRLGFRKELESADPAAREELFANLVALAYERGKALYAATTYEIDDVIDPAASREWIRQLGRHGDR; the protein is encoded by the coding sequence ATGTCGCGAGTACTGGTGGCCAATCGGGGCGAGATCGCCCTGCGCATCATCGCCACCGCCACCGAACTGGGGATGGAGACGATCGCCGTGTACGCGGCGGACGACGCACACATGCCCCATGTGAGGGCGGCGTCGACCGCTGTGGCGCTGGACGGTTCGGGTCCGTCGGCCTATCTCGACCGGGCCGCCGTGGTTGCCGCGGGCCGAGATCACGGCGCCGACCTGGTTCATCCCGGATACGGGTTCCTCAGCGAGGACGCCGATTTCGCCGCCGACTGCGCCGCCGCCGGACTCACCTTCGTGGGCCCCGATCCGCGGGTACTGCGCACTTTCGGCGACAAGGTGAGCGCCCGCGCCGCCGCCGTCGCCGCCGGGGTGCCGGTACCGGCGGCTACCGCATCCGCGATCGACGAGGCCGGCGCGGCGGAGTTCCTGGCCGGACATCCCGGCGGCGTCATGATCAAGGCCGTCGCCGGCGGCGGTGGTCGCGGCATCCGTCCGGTCACCACCGCGCGGCAGCTGTCGCAGGTGTTCGGGATATGTGCCGCCGAGGCCCGCGCGGCCTTCGGCAACGGCGACCTGTTCGTCGAGGAACTGTTGCCCGCCGCCCGGCACATCGAGGTGCAGGTGGTTGCGGCACCCGACAATGACGGTGGCACAACCGCTCTGGCGATAGGTGACCGTGATTGCAGCGTGCAGCGCGGGCGGCAGAAGCTCATCGAGGTCGCGCCCGCGCAATGGCTCGACGACGACCTGCGCGCCGCACTGCACCGCGCGGCCGTCGAACTGATCGCCGGCGGCGGCTACCGGGGCCTGGCCACCGTCGAATTCCTCGTCACCGCCGACAGGTTCGTCTTCCTGGAGGTCAATCCGCGGATCCAGGTGGAGCATACGGTCACCGAGGAGGTGACCGGCGTGGATCTCGTGGAGGTGGGTCTGCGTATCGCGCAGGGCGCCACGATCGCCGAACTGCTCCTGCCGCAGGGGATGGCGGCGAACGGCGGGATCGTCTCGGGGGCGTGCGCACGGGCCTGCGGCGTCGCGATACAGACGCGGGTGAACACCGAGACCGTGGCCGCGGACGGCGCGCGGATCGGCGCGGTGGGCACGCTCACCGAATTCGTCCCGCCGACCGGACCGGGGGTCCGGGTGGACACCTTCGGCAGGCCGGGCCTGGAGATCGGCGCCCGCTATGATTCGCTGCTGGCCAAGGTCATCGCGCATACGCGGGCCGGGGACATCGCCGCATGCTGCCGCAAGGCCGCGGCGGCGCTCGATGCCTTCACGATCGCCGGAGTCGACACGAACGCCGCCGCACTGCGCGCGATTCTCCGGGACGAGGAGTTCGTCTCCGGGCCGGTGACCACGACCTATCTGCAGGGGCGGTCGACGGAAGGGGCCGCGACCGCGCCGGCGACACCCGCTGAGCCGGTCCCCGACCCCGACACCGACCCCGGGGAACAGGTGGTGCGGGCACACCTGACCGGGATCGTGGTCGAGGCCCCGGTCACCGGCGCCGCCGTGGCCGCCGGTGCGCCGTTGGCGGTGCTCGAGGCCATGAAGATGCAGCACGTGGTCTCCGCCGACCATCCGGTGACGGTGGCGCGATCGCTTGTCGAGGCCGGTCGCACGGTAGGTGTCGGTGACCCGCTCGCGGTGGTCCGCCGCACCGGCGGCGCCGGAGTGGATGAGGTGGCCACCGAGGTCGACCCCGATCACGTTCGCGCCGACCTCGCCGAGGTGCTGGCCCGGCGCGCACGGACCGCCGACGCGGCCCGGCCCGAGGCCGTGGCCAGACGGCACGATGCCGGTCGCCGGACCGCACGCGAGAACATCGACGACCTGATCGACGCGGGGAGCTTCGTGGAGTATGGCGCCCTGACGCTGGCCGCCCAGCGCGGTCGCAGATCGGAGGCGGACCTGATCGCGAACACGCCCGCCGACGGGTTCGTCGCCGGACTCGCGACGATCGGCGCCGACGTCCACGGCGCTGCGGCCGCCACCGCCGCGGTCATGTCATACGACTACACGGTGCTGGCGGGTACACAGGGGATGCGCAACCACGCCAAGACCGACCGGCTGCTGGAGGTGGTGCGCCGTAAGCGGATTCCGCTGGTGCTGTTCGCCGAAGGTGGTGGGGGCCGGCCCGGGGACACCGACGCCAACGGCGCGTTCGGCCTGGAATTGGGCACCTTCCGGGCTCTGGCCGGGCTCCGGGGCCGGGTGCCGACCGTGGCCGTGGTGTCCGGGCGCTGCTTCGCCGGGAACGCCGCGCTCGCCGGGGCGTGCGACGTGCTGATCGCCACGCCCGAGGCGAACATCGGGATGGGTGGGCCGGCGATGGTCGAGGGCGGCGGCCTCGGCGTGTACCGGCCCGAGGAGATCGGCCCCATCGACGTGCAGACGCGCAACGGTGTGGTGCATGTGGTGGCCGGCGACGAGGCAGAGGCCGTCGACATCGCCCGCCGGTATCTGTCGTACTTCCAGGGGCCGGTGGCCGACTGGACCGCACCCGACCCGGGTCATGCCCGGCACGTGGTGCCCGAGAACCGGTTGCGGTCCTACGATGTGCGTGCCGCGATCGACGCGCTCGCCGACGTCGGCTCCGTGCTCGAGCTTCGTCGTGACTTCGGGGCCGGGGTGGTGACCGCGCTGATCCGGGTCGAGGGAGTGGCTTACGGGGTGGTGGCCAATTCGAGTCTGCACCTGGGCGGGGCGATCGACGCCGAGGCGTCCGACAAGGCCGCGGACTTTCTCAACCTGTGTGAAAGTCATCAGGTTCCGCTGGTGATGCTCTGTGACACACCGGGATTCATGGTCGGTCCGGATTCGGAGACCGAGGCGACGGTGCGCCGCTTCGCTAATCTGTTCGTCGCCGGGGCGCGGCTGACGGTGCCGTTCGGGATGATCATCCTGCGCAAGGCCTACGGGCTCGGCGCGATGGCGATGGGTGGCGGATCATTCCACGCCCCCGAGTTCACCGTTGCCTGGCCGACCGGCGAGGTGGGGCCGATGGGTCTGGAAGGTGCTGTGCGGCTGGGCTTCCGAAAAGAACTCGAATCCGCCGACCCGGCCGCGCGCGAGGAGTTGTTCGCCAATCTGGTGGCCCTGGCCTACGAACGCGGCAAAGCGCTGTACGCCGCCACCACCTACGAGATCGACGACGTCATCGACCCCGCCGCATCGCGGGAGTGGATACGGCAGCTGGGCCGACACGGCGATCGGTAG